From Staphylococcus delphini, one genomic window encodes:
- a CDS encoding dihydroorotate dehydrogenase yields the protein MSRLAVEIPGLSLKNPIMPASGCFAFGAEYGQFYNLSELGAIMIKAATKEARFGNETPRVAETDSGMLNAIGLQNPGVHHIIDHELKSLAQHDVPIIANVAGSMEEDYVYVAKHISKAPNVKALELNISCPNVKEGGMQFGVDPTIASELTRKVKAVSEVPVYVKLSPNVTNIVEMAEAIAQYADGLTMINTLVGMRIDARTGKPIIYNVTGGLSGPAFKPVALRMVHDVRKALPDIPIIAMGGVQNAQDVIDYVSVGADAVAVGTANFQNPMVCKEIIDTLPEYLDALNVHHISELKGRTLKGLQ from the coding sequence ATGAGTCGATTAGCAGTAGAAATTCCAGGATTATCGTTAAAAAATCCGATTATGCCGGCAAGTGGTTGTTTCGCTTTCGGTGCGGAATACGGTCAGTTTTACAATTTGTCTGAGTTAGGGGCCATCATGATTAAAGCTGCAACGAAAGAAGCACGTTTTGGCAATGAAACGCCACGTGTCGCGGAAACAGATAGTGGCATGTTAAATGCGATTGGTCTGCAAAATCCAGGCGTTCATCATATTATTGATCATGAACTTAAATCATTAGCACAACACGACGTCCCAATTATTGCGAATGTAGCGGGCTCGATGGAAGAAGACTATGTATATGTAGCTAAACACATTTCAAAAGCACCGAATGTGAAAGCGTTAGAATTAAATATTTCATGTCCAAACGTAAAAGAAGGCGGCATGCAGTTTGGTGTAGACCCGACAATCGCTTCTGAACTGACACGTAAAGTAAAAGCAGTGTCTGAAGTACCCGTTTATGTGAAGTTATCGCCTAATGTGACTAACATTGTAGAAATGGCGGAAGCAATCGCCCAATATGCAGACGGCTTAACAATGATTAATACACTCGTCGGCATGAGAATTGACGCACGTACAGGCAAACCGATTATTTATAACGTTACGGGTGGTTTAAGTGGGCCAGCATTTAAACCGGTCGCATTAAGAATGGTGCATGACGTTCGCAAAGCTTTACCTGATATCCCAATTATCGCAATGGGTGGCGTGCAAAATGCGCAAGACGTTATTGATTACGTGTCAGTCGGTGCAGATGCAGTGGCAGTCGGAACAGCCAACTTCCAAAATCCAATGGTCTGCAAAGAAATTATCGATACTTTACCTGAATATTTAGACGCGTTAAATGTACATCATATTTCAGAACTTAAAGGTCGTACATTGAAAGGATTGCAGTAA
- a CDS encoding dihydroorotate dehydrogenase electron transfer subunit, translated as MEKLTVVSNAPIAERIYELTVKGPVVEKLQQPGQFVHIKAGEGSLHMLRRPISICHIDQAQQQFTMLFRAEGEGTKRIAALNEGDEIDILAPLGNGFPVDKAKKKALLVGGGIGVPPLYELSKQLNERGIETVHVLGFRSAKDVFYQQQFEALGETHIVTEDGSLGTTGFVTTVIDALPVDYDIFYTCGPLPMLKALTQLETLKDVPGYISLEERMGCGVGACFACVCHVPESPTDYVKVCTDGPVFERGAVVL; from the coding sequence GTGGAAAAATTAACAGTGGTTTCAAATGCACCTATTGCAGAACGCATTTATGAATTAACAGTCAAAGGACCGGTTGTTGAAAAACTTCAGCAACCTGGTCAGTTCGTGCATATTAAAGCTGGAGAAGGTTCATTACACATGTTGCGTCGACCGATTTCGATTTGTCATATCGATCAAGCGCAACAACAGTTCACAATGCTATTTCGTGCTGAAGGGGAAGGCACAAAGCGTATTGCTGCCTTAAATGAAGGCGACGAAATTGATATTTTAGCACCACTGGGTAATGGTTTTCCAGTAGACAAAGCGAAGAAAAAGGCTTTACTCGTCGGAGGGGGCATCGGAGTTCCGCCGCTTTATGAACTTTCGAAACAACTTAATGAACGGGGCATCGAAACAGTACATGTTTTAGGTTTCCGTTCAGCTAAAGATGTGTTTTATCAACAACAATTTGAAGCATTAGGTGAGACGCACATTGTGACAGAAGATGGTTCATTAGGTACAACAGGTTTTGTCACAACGGTTATTGATGCACTTCCAGTCGATTATGACATTTTCTACACTTGTGGACCGTTACCGATGTTAAAAGCGTTAACACAGTTAGAAACATTGAAAGATGTACCGGGTTACATTTCACTGGAGGAACGTATGGGTTGCGGTGTCGGTGCATGCTTTGCGTGTGTTTGTCACGTACCAGAAAGTCCGACAGATTATGTCAAAGTGTGTACAGATGGACCAGTATTTGAAAGAGGGGCGGTTGTACTATGA
- the carB gene encoding carbamoyl-phosphate synthase large subunit, with the protein MPKRNDIQTILVIGSGPIIIGQAAEFDYAGTQACLALKEEGYRVILVNSNPATIMTDKEIADKVYIEPLTHDFIARIIRKEQPDALLPTLGGQTGLNMAIELHNSGVLEENSVTLLGTKLSSIEQAEDRELFRSLMNDLNVPVPESDIVNTLEQAFAFKEAVGYPLIVRPAFTMGGTGGGICHNDEELREVVSNGLKYSPATQCLIEKSIAGFKEIEYEVMRDKNDNAIVVCNMENIDPVGIHTGDSVVVAPSQTLSDVEYQMLRDVSLKVIRALEIEGGCNVQLALDPHSMQFYIIEVNPRVSRSSALASKATGYPIAKLAAKIAVGLTLDEMKNPVTGTSYAAFEPSLDYIVSKIPRFPFDKFEKGERELGTQMKATGEVMSIGRTYEESLLKAIRSLEYGVHHLGLPNGESFDLDYIKSRIKAQDDERLFFIGEAIRRGTTLEELHEMTKIDYFFLNKFKNIIDMEHALKAHPGDIDYLRFAKRFGFSDRVIAHRFEMTEAEVYELRQQHNIRPVYKMVDTCAAEFESTTPYFYGTYEEENESRVTEKEKIIVLGSGPIRIGQGVEFDYATVHAVWAIQNAGYEAIIINNNPETVSTDFSISDKLYFEPLTEEDVMNIINLEQPKGVVVQFGGQTAINLADKLAKYGVKILGTSLEDLNRAEDRKEFEALLNKIDVPQPKGKTATSAQEALDNARDIGYPVVVRPSYVLGGRAMEIVYNDAELENYMNEAVKASPEHPVLVDRYLTGKEIEVDAISDGETVIIPGIMEHIERAGVHSGDSIAVYPPQTLSQDVIDTLEAYTIKLAKGLNVIGLINIQFVLAHDGVYVLEVNPRASRTVPFLSKITEIQMAQLAMQAIMGQKLTDLGFQPGIQPYKEGVFVKAPVFSFNKLKNVDITLGPEMKSTGEVMGRDITLEKALYKGLTAAGMEVKDYGTALITVSDKDKEEMVKIAKRLSEVGYKIVATAGTAATLKDHDINVETVEKIGGHDDLITKIQDGSVQLVINTMTKGKTIERDGFQIRRASVENGVPCLTSLDTANALTNVIESMTFSMRNM; encoded by the coding sequence ATGCCTAAAAGAAATGATATTCAAACGATTTTAGTGATTGGCTCAGGTCCTATCATTATCGGTCAAGCAGCAGAATTTGACTATGCAGGGACACAAGCATGTCTCGCACTCAAAGAAGAAGGTTACCGTGTCATTTTAGTTAACTCAAACCCTGCGACGATTATGACGGATAAAGAAATTGCTGACAAAGTTTACATCGAACCGCTCACTCACGATTTTATTGCACGCATTATCCGTAAAGAACAACCGGATGCGCTCTTACCGACGCTCGGTGGACAAACAGGGCTCAACATGGCGATTGAACTACATAATAGCGGTGTCTTAGAGGAAAATAGCGTCACACTCCTCGGTACGAAATTGTCATCTATTGAACAAGCAGAAGACCGTGAATTGTTCCGCTCGTTAATGAATGACTTGAATGTGCCAGTACCTGAAAGTGACATCGTGAATACACTTGAACAAGCCTTTGCATTTAAAGAAGCAGTCGGTTATCCATTAATCGTACGTCCAGCATTTACGATGGGGGGCACAGGGGGCGGCATTTGTCATAATGATGAAGAGCTCCGTGAAGTCGTTTCTAACGGGTTGAAATATAGTCCGGCCACGCAATGTTTAATTGAAAAGTCGATCGCAGGTTTTAAAGAAATTGAATATGAAGTGATGCGCGATAAAAATGATAATGCGATTGTCGTATGTAACATGGAAAACATTGATCCAGTCGGTATCCATACGGGGGACTCAGTCGTTGTTGCACCAAGCCAAACATTATCTGACGTCGAATATCAAATGTTGCGCGACGTGTCATTAAAAGTCATTCGTGCGCTAGAAATTGAAGGGGGATGTAACGTCCAGCTCGCTTTGGATCCACATTCGATGCAGTTTTACATTATCGAAGTGAACCCGCGTGTGTCACGTTCGTCGGCACTCGCTTCAAAAGCAACAGGGTATCCGATTGCGAAACTCGCTGCGAAAATTGCGGTAGGTCTGACGCTAGATGAGATGAAAAACCCAGTTACTGGCACATCTTATGCGGCATTTGAACCAAGTTTAGACTATATCGTATCGAAAATCCCACGTTTCCCATTTGATAAGTTCGAAAAAGGTGAACGTGAACTCGGTACGCAAATGAAAGCGACAGGGGAAGTCATGTCGATTGGTCGCACGTACGAAGAGTCTTTATTAAAAGCGATTCGTTCATTAGAATACGGCGTGCATCATCTCGGCTTACCTAACGGCGAATCTTTTGACTTAGACTACATTAAATCACGTATAAAAGCGCAAGACGACGAAAGATTGTTCTTCATTGGTGAAGCGATTCGTCGTGGCACAACGCTTGAAGAATTACATGAAATGACGAAGATCGATTACTTCTTCTTAAATAAATTCAAAAATATTATCGATATGGAACATGCATTAAAGGCACATCCAGGTGATATTGATTACTTAAGATTTGCGAAACGTTTCGGCTTCAGCGACCGCGTCATTGCGCATCGTTTTGAAATGACAGAAGCAGAAGTGTATGAATTACGTCAACAACACAACATTCGTCCTGTCTATAAAATGGTCGATACGTGTGCAGCAGAATTTGAATCAACGACACCTTATTTCTATGGTACGTATGAAGAAGAAAATGAATCGCGCGTCACTGAAAAAGAGAAAATTATCGTACTCGGTTCAGGACCTATTCGTATCGGTCAAGGGGTAGAATTCGACTATGCGACAGTGCATGCGGTATGGGCGATTCAAAATGCCGGTTATGAAGCGATCATTATTAACAATAACCCTGAAACGGTATCGACGGACTTCTCAATTTCAGACAAGCTCTATTTCGAGCCACTGACAGAAGAAGATGTGATGAACATCATTAATCTGGAACAACCTAAAGGCGTCGTCGTACAATTCGGTGGCCAAACAGCGATCAACTTAGCGGACAAATTAGCGAAATACGGTGTGAAAATTTTAGGGACATCCCTTGAAGATCTCAACCGTGCTGAAGATCGTAAAGAATTTGAAGCGTTACTGAACAAAATTGACGTGCCTCAGCCGAAAGGGAAAACAGCGACATCGGCTCAAGAAGCACTCGACAATGCACGCGATATCGGTTATCCCGTTGTGGTCCGTCCATCATACGTACTTGGTGGCCGTGCGATGGAAATTGTGTACAATGATGCAGAACTTGAAAATTATATGAATGAAGCAGTAAAAGCCAGTCCAGAACATCCTGTACTCGTAGACCGTTACTTAACAGGTAAAGAAATTGAAGTGGATGCCATTTCTGACGGAGAAACAGTCATTATTCCAGGGATTATGGAACATATCGAGCGTGCGGGTGTTCACTCAGGTGACTCTATCGCAGTGTATCCCCCACAAACGTTAAGTCAAGACGTCATTGATACATTGGAAGCTTATACTATCAAATTGGCGAAAGGGCTCAACGTTATCGGTTTAATCAATATTCAATTCGTTCTCGCACATGATGGGGTTTATGTGCTAGAAGTGAATCCACGAGCGAGCCGTACTGTGCCGTTCTTAAGTAAAATTACAGAAATTCAAATGGCACAACTCGCAATGCAAGCGATTATGGGACAAAAATTAACAGATCTTGGCTTTCAACCAGGCATCCAACCGTACAAAGAAGGGGTATTTGTTAAAGCACCGGTATTCAGCTTTAATAAATTGAAAAATGTCGACATCACACTTGGACCTGAAATGAAGTCAACAGGAGAAGTGATGGGTCGCGACATTACGTTAGAAAAGGCGCTATACAAAGGGTTAACAGCAGCAGGGATGGAAGTCAAAGATTACGGTACAGCATTGATTACTGTCAGCGATAAAGATAAAGAAGAAATGGTTAAAATTGCGAAACGTTTAAGTGAAGTCGGCTATAAAATCGTGGCAACAGCAGGCACAGCCGCTACGTTGAAAGACCACGACATCAACGTTGAAACGGTAGAAAAAATTGGAGGCCACGATGATTTAATTACAAAAATTCAAGACGGTTCAGTCCAACTTGTCATTAACACGATGACAAAAGGGAAAACGATTGAACGTGACGGATTCCAAATTCGTCGTGCATCAGTTGAAAATGGGGTCCCTTGTCTCACTTCACTCGATACAGCGAACGCATTAACGAATGTCATTGAAAGTATGACGTTTTCAATGAGAAATATGTAG
- a CDS encoding carbamoyl phosphate synthase small subunit, with translation MFEKRYLVLEDGSHYTGFKLGSDKLTRGEIVFNTAMTGYQETISDPSYTGQIITFTYPLIGNYGINHDDFESLTPSLNGVVVKEACTMPSNFRAQKSFDDVLKEYDIPGISGVDTRSITKKIRQHGVLKAAFVDDPSEIETTVTALKTAEFPRTEVPTVSTKTPYVSTGFDLRVVLVDFGKKQNIVRELNARGCEVTVVPYDTSADTIIKMAPDGVMLSNGPGDPDDVTVALDMINGILGRIPFFGICLGHQLFALSQGAKSFKMKFGHRGANHPVKDLATGKIALTSQNHGYAIDADSVAATDLEITHIALNDGTVEGLKHRTLPAFSVQYHPEACPGPTDSNYLFDQFVEMMQQNKQKERVTHA, from the coding sequence ATGTTTGAGAAACGTTACCTTGTTTTAGAAGATGGTTCACATTATACAGGCTTTAAGTTAGGGTCTGACAAATTAACACGCGGTGAAATTGTGTTCAACACTGCAATGACAGGTTATCAAGAAACCATTTCAGACCCGTCATATACAGGCCAAATTATTACATTTACGTATCCTTTAATCGGCAATTACGGTATTAACCACGACGACTTTGAATCTTTGACACCGAGTTTAAATGGTGTCGTCGTGAAAGAAGCATGTACGATGCCGAGTAACTTTAGAGCCCAAAAATCATTTGATGACGTATTAAAAGAATATGACATTCCAGGTATTAGTGGTGTGGATACACGAAGCATTACGAAAAAAATCCGTCAACATGGCGTGCTCAAAGCAGCATTTGTCGATGATCCATCTGAAATTGAAACAACTGTGACAGCACTCAAAACAGCAGAATTTCCAAGAACTGAAGTGCCAACTGTCTCTACGAAAACACCTTACGTCTCAACCGGCTTTGACTTGCGCGTTGTACTTGTGGACTTCGGAAAGAAACAAAATATCGTCCGTGAGTTGAACGCACGTGGCTGTGAAGTGACGGTCGTCCCGTATGACACTTCTGCAGATACAATTATTAAAATGGCGCCAGATGGTGTCATGCTATCCAACGGCCCTGGTGATCCGGATGACGTGACAGTCGCACTCGATATGATTAACGGTATTTTAGGGCGCATTCCGTTTTTCGGCATTTGCCTCGGTCATCAACTTTTTGCGCTCAGTCAAGGGGCGAAATCGTTCAAAATGAAATTCGGACATCGAGGTGCCAACCATCCTGTTAAAGATTTGGCGACAGGTAAAATCGCACTCACAAGTCAAAACCATGGCTATGCGATCGACGCAGATTCTGTAGCTGCAACAGATTTAGAAATTACGCACATCGCTTTAAATGATGGCACAGTTGAAGGGTTGAAACACCGCACGTTACCAGCCTTTTCGGTACAATATCATCCAGAAGCTTGCCCAGGTCCGACAGATTCGAATTACTTATTTGATCAATTTGTAGAAATGATGCAACAAAATAAGCAAAAGGAGCGCGTTACACATGCCTAA